Genomic DNA from Solanum pennellii chromosome 3, SPENNV200:
GGCTCATATGATTATACTTTGGTGCAGCATTTTTGCAGGCAGTGTCATGGATTGCTATATTCCTCTCCccttcaaatatttcattttttacgaTCACTCTGTATCTCTTGCTTGGAAACTTGGGTGCTTCTGTAGTTGAGGTTGCCAACGATGCCATGGTTGCAGAGTTGGGGAAACCACCTAGTTCATCATCCAAAAATAGTCCTCATTCTTCATCAGGCCAGCTCCAGTCATTTGTTTGGATTGCCGCTTCTGTCGGTGGAGTTCTTGGTAACCTTGCAGGCGGTATTGCTATTGATCGTTTTTCCCCTCAAGTGATGTTCCTTATGTTTGGCATTCTTTTAAGTATTCAATTTCTAGTTACAATTTTTATTCATGAGAGCTCCTTGGACCTTCCCAAGAGTTCATCAGATCGAGGAATCAAAACACAACTTTCAGAGCTTATAGTTGCGTTGCGGAAACCAGAGATCTATTATTCGATTATTTGGTTTGCAGCTTCTTATGCAATGATTCCTGCACTAACAGGGACAATGTTCTATTACCAGACAGAACATTTAGGTATTGAATCATCAGTGTTGGGTGTATCTAAAGTATTTGGGCAGGCTGCAATGCTGTTGTGGGGTATAATCTACAATAAGAACCTCAAATCAATGTCTCCTAGAACGCTAATCTCAGCAATTCAGGCTACTATGGCTGTTTTCATGTTTTCGGATTTCTTATTCGTGAAAGGAGTATACAGGATGTTTGGTATTCCCGACTCATTGTATGTGGTGCTCTTCTCCGGATTACTGGAGGTTCTCTACTTCTTTAAGATCTTACCCTTCAATGTTTTAATGGCACAGCTCTGCCCACCGGGATGTGAAGGATCTGTCATGGCATTTCTCATGTCTGCCTTAGCTGTGGCTGTTATTATAAGTGGTTATCTTGGTGTCGCTCTGTCATCGTTTGTCCAGGTGACAGCGAAGGACTTCTCTGGCCTAGGACATGCCCTGTTAATACAGGCAGTATGTACACTGTTGCCAGTTTATTTTTCATCGTGCATACCTGATGGTGTCAAGgctaaaaccaaaccaaaagAAGGTTGATCAGCTGTAGCTGTGAGTGATAGTCAATTCAGCTCAGCAGTAAGTAGTTCAAACTTACCTCCCCTCGGCCTTCTCCAACTTATTACTGCTACAGTTACCGTTCCAGAAGGATCTCATTCGGAACTTTAGGATGAAATTCACTTTATAATACATATAGAATTACAAACGTGAATACCTTATTGTTAGTGTTGTCTTCAGTTTAAAATAGTACTCTTAAAAATTGGTATCGCGATTTATACAACTCCTTGTCAGTTTGCAGTTTCGTGTTATCAGACTGTAGGTTGACATTATTTTTCATAGGACCTGCTGATAGTTTAAGCTTTTCTTTCTGATTTggttattactattaatttatcatttgcATGACTTCCAAGCATATGATTTATTTCTAATGAGTTTTGAAGCTGTCAATAGCTTTCCACCGTGTCTTTGAAGTTTGAGTCAAAGAAAAATGTTGAGAATTGTTAAAAATGGCAGGTGACTAGCAATTTAAATGTGCAAAAATGGATTCAGATACCACTCTTCTGAAAAAAGAGCAAAAATGGAATAGTAAAAGATGCTTTGATATTTAGAGTGCTTGAGATTTAGATGGTAGTAAGTATGAAAAGGAAGTATACATGTTGTCTTGCCAGAAATAATCAATCAGTATCACATCAAGTGGAAAGACATAAAAATGTAGAATATACCTACAGATTACAACATTTGTTTGTAATTATCTACTATGTCAGCAAACAATCTCCTCTTTGCTCTTTGCTCGTCATGCATCCTATAATATATGGTACAAAAAAATGTCGTCTACATTATTCTGTCTCTGCACATACATATTTGGGAGCTTGGTTCCGCGGAGAGGGGTGGTCAAGAATGTATCGGGTTCTTTATCTGTACGTTCTCCTCATAAAAATAAGTCGGAGATGCAAGATTCTCACATTATATGTACAGTCAAATCGTATTATGGTCTCTGCAAATGCTTTAAATTACTGTTTGATCAACATTGCGTCTAGTCGCCTTTTCCTTGCAGCATGTTTTAGTTTCTCAAGTGCAACTAATCCAACCTGCCTGACCCTCTCTCTGGACAAGCCTATCCTGTTAAACAAAGAAATGTAGCATTTAGAACAACACTTTGACGTGTATAAGCACACACACTGTGTAATTTCAATTATGGCAAGGAACTTTAGCATGACTCTATTTCAGTACAAGTGTGAAGTGTGAGTAGATGCCTGTGCAAATTTCCATGTTTTAATATGTGCCGATTCTGCAGCTTGATCAATCTGTGCAGTTTCTTTACAACCCGATAGGTACTTAAAATTGTTTCTCATCATCACATGGCGATTTTGGCAACCTGAATACTTGATGTGCTTCATGTGTAACTGTATTTCATTTTGGCTTCTAAGAGATGGCAGTTCTAGACTTCTAAAATATCCAGAAAGAACCCTAGGTAAACATGTGAGATGCAATGTAAATACATAGATACTTTTATCAAGATCAACCGTGTATTTTGGATGGAGCAAGTAATATTTGATCGCAAGTTATCAACCACAAATATTTGACTCTTACCTTTTACTAATATCTTCCCACGTGAGACATTCACTGTCCAGACCATAGTACAGTCGGATAATTTCTCTCTCTCGTTCCCTAAGAGTTGATGAAATGAGGTTGTTTACTTCATCCTGTAAAACTTTAAATATCAGAAAAGACGTTTCTTTCACCAGGATTATAAACTTGTGAATCGTCATATATACATGGTGAGTAAAGTTGGTTGATAACTTTTTCCTCAGAAGCAAACCTGATGAAAGTTTATATAAGAAATTTAGTTACCAGTGAGTTtctcattacaattcatactgTCTAATAACACTGACGGATTAGCTCTTCCTCTAATAGGAAAATGGCGAAAGAAAATAAGCAAAGCCAAAAACATGACACTTTAGGCATCTACAACTCTGGAAGACTCCTAAGACAACACAAGTTTATGTAAAGCAATATATGTGGTACCCAAGCCTAGATAAAAGGATCAGCATAGGAAGGCCGCAATTAACCGCTATCAAATAAAGATATGAAGAATGTGTGGCAAGAGGCTAGTTTCCCATGGAATATGGTTTTTGGAATCTACCCATCATTATGAGCTGATGTACAAATATCATAACTGCAGAGGATATATCTAAGGGAAACAATGCTTGGCAAAGAATATTGGAATCGAACTCCATCAGGAAATAGGAACATCTCTAGAGATACATCTATAATGTGCAATGACTGCTACTTTTTCCTCATTGGTTGGTGTAGGGGTATTACCAGAAAATAAGCATATTCCAGTAGTTTTTTGCTCATGAGAACTGTATGTTTTTTGCCCCCAGGTTAGATATTACTAAAGTACCATTTTTATGTTAACTATTTCACTTGTGAAAACTACGCTTCACTAAATTACCTTGAGTGCCCATACATCAACACCGTGCCATGGGTTGTTCTCCAGGTGGTTATCAGCGATGTACTGCAGAAAAGAGgaaacaaaaagataaaataaataaagaaacgAGATCATGAAACAATGGTAAAAAGAATATACGAGGCCTCAAGGACCTTAGACACTTGAAGGAGAGTTTCATACAGTTACAGTTCGCCTTTATGTGAGTAATAAACATAAATGGCCAGACTTGTACCAGTTAATTCCTTTTTATTAGTATTGTACATCTCCACCCAGATATGAGTAACATTTGATTCCATTTTGTCACAATTTTTTGAGAATTGAATCTAAATTTCTACTAGCCAATACCATAAATATCAACTCAAATATCAAATAGATTGTCAATGTTCACTTTTTGAGATGCAAAGTGGTGCTTGAATTATTTGGTAAAATTCAGAATAAAGTTGTCAAACCCTACATTATGTGAACATTCGGAGTTCAGACTTCAGACTTACACTATGGAGAGTTGCTCCAGGCAGACCATTTAAAGAGGGAAACACTTCCCTGTCAAGTGAATACACCTTGCTGCTTGCCTGTAAAAAGAAATGTGTGAGAAACATTTTCTTGAACAATGAGCAGGACAAGTTTAAGCCACAATTATTATACCTCAGTTGCATTCCTGACTTTCTTCTGGGACATATTTAGGGATGCGGCTATATTCTGGTGATCAATTGGAACACGAGCCAGTAAGAAGAAAACAAAGTAATATCtcaaaatcaacttcacaaGTGACATGAGAAGTGTTTAAATATCTTCTTCCAATATATCAAAGTTTGACAGAACTTACATTTACAGATGGAGTTATTCCCTTCTCTTCAAGCCTCATCTTTGCATTACGGATTAGACCGAGTCTTTCATGCAGATGTGTTGGCAATCTTAAGGTTCTCGAATTCTCAACCAGGGTTCTGGAGACACCCTGAACATGGGGCGAAAAAGTTAGTCAAGGTCCCGACACTATTACCAATTTATGACCAGATAAAAGATAAACTTTATTGTTTTGGagaaactaaaaataaggaAGCATGAGAAGTAATTTGTTGGTTGAAATAGTTTGTCTCACTTTGTCGATTGAGATTTTAGATAAACAATTGAACGTACCTGGCGAATCCACCAATAAACATAAGTTGAGATTTTGTATCCTTTAGAGGGATCAAATTTCTCTATCCCACGTAGTAGTCCAATAAGGCCTCCCTGTATGAAAATGAAAGATTTTTCCTTCAGAGGTGCAAATTTTGATTTGAACTGTATTCATCAATGTACAACTGCAAGAAATTTGCATATCTAACTTTTGAATGCACAACATTTGAGTCACCTGAACGAGATCAGCCATTTCAGCACCCATATTATCATATCTTTGAGCGATTGACATGACAAGACGAACATTGCTCATTGAAAGCCTTTCTCTTGCCAAGGAACACTCGATTAATGTAGATTGCAAATCAGTACGGGACATTTTCAAGGAAACAGCAAGTTGATCATCAGAAGGCTCACATCCCAGTCTTTCCTTCAGCCTAATGTTTTACATGGTTTGATAGAAACAGGGTGAGACATCTTTAACAGCTTCGAGAAACAACATCACAATACAATTATAGCTCGGTATCCTTCCAACTCCTATGTCTTACCTTCCTCCTCACATGCTTTATTGATCAGTGTAAACAATCTAACattaaattttgtgaaaatgaTCCTGTTTTCGAAATAAATGAGTTTATAGAAGCACATAAACAGTTAAGACAATCTAAAATTGACTGTTTGGGTACTTGGTTATTATAAAGATTAGTTTCATGTGTATGTTTTGGTTGGACAAAAAGCTATATAGTTTTGATGGATGCAGACAGTTTTCTTTTAGTTcattatgtgcttatatgttaCTGAATTCTGTTAGTGTTGAAGTGGTGATATGATCAGTTACTAAATCTCTGGTTTACACTTGAGAGCAGAGGAGAGGTGAAGGTGGATTAGGCTTGTGAAGTTAGTTACCTTGATTTTTGCTCTTCCACATGAAGACCAACTTTAATCTTTTTGGATAGTTGAAGCACTTCAGTGTGTGTGAGCAGCTCTTCACTTACTATACCCTTAACATAACCTTTTAAACGATTTTGAAGTAGCTCTGGTCCAAGTATTGACCTCAGTGGCTTGGTTGCACTTATAGGTGTAGCTGAACTTTTTTGAGCAAGAACCCTTTGTCGAGAATCCATTCTCCTCCGCCTAGCAGATGTCCCTGAGCAAGCAATATGCATCTTCTTACAATTCTTTTCATGTTGTGTAGAAGCAGTCAATGTCTCTTCAGCAGAAAGATTCCACTGCTTTTCAAGCATGGACTTCTGCAGCAAGAGTAGAACCTCCACCGAATCATCCTCCTCGTCATCACTTTCATTTTGCAATTGTTCGAACCTTTCAAACCAGGACTGCACATCAGAAGGGTCGGATGCAATGTCTACATGCTCTTTAAGAGCCTTGACAGATTGTAGTTTTCGACTGGATACACAACTGGGGCTATAATCGGATGACTTTTTAGCGGAGATCACATTTTTAACAGTAGGAACCTGATGGCAGGGCAAACTATGATCACTACTACAAGATAGCTTTTCATTAAGATCAGAATAATAGAAGGAAGAACTCAAGAGTCTTTTTCCTGCACTCAGTCCAATAACTGCTGTTGTGGCCATCATGAGGGCTATCCCTTTCTAACAATCCAAGACCATCACGCGTCGTCTAACAAGGAAGATTGAATTACAACAATATCAGGTTATGACCAAGTTTATATGCTGACTAATCTCCTCAATCACTTTCTGCAGGTAAGTCCCACAAAGAAAAACTCAGTAAAAAGTAACAGTAGAGAGAGTTAGCTCAACAAACAAGGAAAGCAATCAGAAATTTGGACAAACGACAAATCCactttttcttgtttcttttgaaAGCAAAGAATTATGTTGGTTTCAGAGTTTCAGTGACGTACTTTATTAGGAAGAAGagttaaaatacaattttttttctagctTGTTGTCCAGGCCAGCTTCATTTGCTTCACTACTACTTATCGTCTCATTTGTTTCACTGCTATTGCTTCATTTCCTTTGCTATTTATCGTTTTTCCTTTTCAATCCTACTTTGGTTACACTTCTTTTAAGCTTACGGTTTATTGGAAACAAACTCTCTACCCCACAAATATAAAGGTAAGGTCTACCTACATCCCACCATCCCCAAACCTCACTTGTGAAACTAAACAGTATATATATGCTGTAGTTGGTATCCAGAACAGCTCGCGTGTACCTCGACTAATTATACAGTTATGTCTTATCTCCCACCAAAACACATGGACTCTCACTTGAATTTGAACCTACGAACTCATCATTCTCAACCCCATAAACCACACCTAGTATCGACCTCTTTTATGTtccaatttttatatatagcTTAAAACTAATAAACCAAATACAACTAGATTTTCTTCGGCACGCAATAATAATTATGCATACAGCTTGCATCTACACACAAGGCGATGATTACGAGGGAATTAACAGATTTATATACACGGCGAACATTACGATGGGAACAGATTCTACAGTTTCGATTGGAAAAACACGACTATGAAAAACTAAATcgaaatagaaaaaaaggagTAATTAAGATGAAGATGTTAAAAGTGATGAGTGCAGGTTACGTACCTGAATTTGAGCAAACTGACAGAAATGGTGATTCAGTGTGGCGTTGCAATGGCAGTGGTAGAAAGAAGTTAAAAGAGTTTGTTGCAACAGAAATGATATTGTTAAAGACTATTTGTTTTTTCGTTGTTGATAATAAATTGATGGgaggaaaatgaaaataacgCGAGAGGAGATCAATGTGTATTTAAGTTTTTGGATATTAGAGATCAACTGTCATTGGTTGGAATAGATATACGGGTCCCACTTCTTGTGGCGTACTTCTACCTCTTCCTTTctctttttaaaactttattgtCTTATTTCCGTCAACGATGACTTAGTTTATcttatttacttgttcatattttctttttaaatatttttattaatttgttcattttaactttactattgttattttaatatatgtgtcttttctaaaatagacaactaaatagggacatAGAGAGTACCATTTATCTCCgaaatatttatcatcttcgatcaataataaatatcaaataattttaaattatcagtaatatttttctatttctattgaaattttataattaaattatattttttgattcaTCTCGATGATAACTAAACCACATCGAACCTAATATGATCGTAAGTGTTGTTGTGTGTCTTTATTGGCATAGTTTTGATGGGTGCTTCTTATTTGTTCTAGTTGATCGAGGAATATTCCAAACCTGTccaattttaaaagattttcatCATGGGCTAAAAATGTTAatatttggaaagaaaaaaatagtatttgaagtttaatttttgaaaaaacaatcaaaaactAAAGTTGGGTTTGGACATGtatcaaaatctgaaaaaaaaaaaaaaattgctactAATTTTGTGAGTGAAGTTtttaatcttcaatttttttttacaaaaaacaaacattatgtttttttttaaagcaaaatatatttatgaacaAACAACTCCATCACCAAGTTCCTTTTTCTAGAATTATTGCTGCAAAACATtcgtgtaaaaaaaaaaaataacatatccAATAAAATTCAGAATAGAGTCAGGTATGAAGATGAACTATAAGAGTTGTTTTTGATAGATCATCGGTTATCCTTAATTTAGGAGTCACATTTATCTGTTTAAGaggatattaaaataaatatggaaCTTACAAGGAATAAAGATTCCTGCTTTTAGTTTACAAGAAAATTGCATTTCTAACTTTTGAATGCAAAATATTTGAGTCACCTGAACGAGATCAGCCATTTCAGCACTCATGTTATCATATCTTTGAGCAATTGACATGACAAGACGAACATTGCTCATTGAAAGCCTTTCTCTTGCCAAGGAACACTCCATCAATGTATTATTATAAATCAGTACAGGACTTTTTCAAGGAAAGACTGCAAGCTGATCATCAGAAGGCTCACATCAGTCTTTCTTTCAGCCTAAAGTTTTCCATGGTTTCATAGAAACAGAGTGAGACATCTTTAGTTCATTTATGTTCTGATGAATTCTGTTAGTGTTGAAGTGGTGATATGATCAGCTACTAAATTTCTGGTTTACGCTTGAGAGAAGAGGAGAGGTTAAGGTGAATTAGGCTTGTGAAGTTGGTTACAAGACCAACTTGAATCTTTTTGGACAGTTGAAGCACTTACAGTATGTGTGAGCAGCTCTTCACTTACTACACCCTTAACATAACCTTTTAAACGATTTTGAAGTAGCTTTGGACCAAGTATTGATCCCAGCGGCTTGATTGCACTGATAGGTGTAGCTGACTGTACATCCAAGCCTCACTTGtgaaattaaattagatatattGTTGTTGGTATCTGCAGCCAGTTTGCATGTACCATGACTAATTTTAGGAGTATCTGTTACCTCCCACCGACACAATATCGGGACATCTAGTGAAATTTGAATCTAAGACTCATAATTTTCAACGCAGTAGGCCACACTCGGGTGCTAGTATATGCAATTTTCAAATAAGCGTGATCTACCTCTTTGAagttccaatatatatatagcttAAAATTAGAAAACCAAATACTCCACTACAATATTAAAATCTTGTTCacgtaataataattatgtataCAATTAACAGATTTGTATACACGGCGAATATTACGATGGGAGCAGATTCTACAGTTCGATTAAAAACAATTACTACTATGAAAATGAAATcggaatagaaaaaaaaagagtaattaAGCTGAAAGATGTTAAAGCAATGAGTGCAGCTTACGTACCTGAATTTCAGCAAACTGACAATAATGGTGATACAGTGGTGCGTTGCAAATTGCAATGGTGGTGGAAGTACAAGTTCAGAGTTTGTTGTAACAGAAATGATATTGTTCtaagttataaaatttttattgtttatgataaattaataatattgttaGATAGATGCGAATCCGAATATAATCGAACTCGAACATAAATATCGATAAATATCGAAAATTATTTGTGGGTCTCACTTCTCGTGGCGTAcctctttctttcctttttctattttgttaCTTTGTAGACTTTGTCTTCTCTCCCAAATCTCATCTACCGGTCAATCCTGCCCACCGCTTACTTGGTCTTCTCTCCCAGCGAACGGCCGGTCAACACTGTGTTTTTTTAATTCCAATTGTGTCATCTAAAGCGCAAACATACataacttcaacttcatttCAATTGATCTCTAATAAAAatggagaattcaagtcaagaaTCGCATCTCCGATCTGAAAATTCCGTTACATATGACTCCTCTTACCCGATCTACGCTATGGCTTTTTCATCCTTCACTTCTTCCCTCACAAACCGCCGCCGTCGACTTGCCGTCGGAAGCTTTATCGAAGAGTTCAACAATCGTGTTGATATTCTCTCTTTCGATGAAGATACCCTAACCCTTAAGCCCGTTCCAAATCTCTCTTTCGAACACCCTTATCCACCTACAAAGCTCATGTTTCATCCTAATCCTTCTGCTTCACTAAAGACTAATGATATTCTAGCCTCTTCCGGCGACTACCTCCGTCTCTGGGATGTTACTGATACTTGTATTGAACCACTTTTCACTCTCAGTAACAATAAAACCAGTGAATACTGTGCTCCTTTGACGTCTTTTGATTGGAATGAAGTGGAGCCGAGAAGAATTGGTACTTCTAGTATAGACACTACTTGTACCATCTGGGATGTTGAAAAAGGAGTTGTGGAAACTCAATTGATAGCACATGACAAAGAGGTTTACGATATAGCTTGGGGTGAAGCTGGGGTTTTTGCGTCTGTTTCTGCTGATGGATCCGTTAGGATTTTTGATTTGAGAGATAAGGAACATTCGACGATTATTTATGAGAGCCCGAAACCGGATACACCATTGTTGAGGTTGGCTTGGAACAAACAGGATTTGAGATACATGGCTACCATATTGATGGATAGCAACAAGATTGTGATCTTAGATATTAGGTCTCCAGCAATGCCGGTGGCTGAACTGGAAAGGCATCAGGCGAGTGTGAATGCTATTGCTTGGGCTCCGCAGAGCTGTAGACATATTTGTTCTGGTGGGGATGACGGACAGGCGCTCATTTGGGAGTTGCCAACTGTTGCAGGGCCTAATGGGATTGATCCCATGTCAGTGTACTCCGCTGGAGCTGAGATTAATCAAATTCAGTGGTCTGCTGCACAGCGTGATTGGATTGCCATTACGTTTTCTAACAAATTGCAGCTGCTTAAAGTATAAATCGATGGAATAATTGAAGTTTTACTTGTGGATTAATGGAGGAGTTCATTCCTGTCTTTCTTTGTTAgagattgaaaaatattttgccTTGTATTTCTTTAATAGTAAATTACTTGAATAAAAACATCATTATCTTTAGATTAGCGTCCTATTGATAGTGTCTTCGGAGTGTAGGAGAAGAACCCAATCCGCTAACGGGGTCTCGGTTGATTCCCCTTCCTTTAGCTACTAAGATGTTTAAGTTCGTTATGAGTTATAACGAGATATGGCAAAACTCGAACAAATAGAAAGTCATTTAATATTATTGCTAGAATTAAATTAGAGATCTCATGATTATTCACTTATTTCATTGATGACTAAACCTGTCCACTCTTGAAGTTTTGTGATTTTCAATTCATTTCAGTGACCATTGGGACATATCCTTGAAATTTATAACGTGATAATTTTCAACATATCCTTGAATTGTATGACGCAATGATTTTCAATTCATTTCAATGATCTATGGCCATATTCGTGAATTATATGACACCAGGGGCGGAGTCACCTTGAACGAAACCCTCTTCggtggaaaattatattatttatatatagttaaaataattttatgtgtatatatagtagatgtcgaaccccTTCGGCTACTTTATGTCTATTTCTACAGATTTTAAACtccttattgaaaattctggCTCCGCCTCTGAATGACGCGATGTAAGAACTAGGTTGAGGATGAGTGTCACACATGTCAAGGTCCCATTACTCATCAGCCATGTTTTCTTTATTCTCATCGTCTTGATGGGAGCTTAATATTTATTCCAGTAAGTTGACGTATGGGCAAAAATGTAGAGatgtaaaaggaaaaataatagcGTGTTGTAGTTAGAGTTttctaaaaattaatcaaaaactaaaattatgtTTTCGGCGACCATCTGAAAAAAGAAGTTACTAGTTTTGTGAGTGAGGTTTTTaatcttcaattatttttttacgaaaaacaaacattatgtttttttaatagaGGAAATTAGGAAAACATATCTATAAACaagtttcatttttcaatttatcgCTGAAAATCCATTCACGTAAAAATCAAAAAACAACATACACATAAATCGCGAGGGGAACATATACATAATCCACGAGGGGAGGGTTGGGGGAATATACATATAATTCACGAGGAGAGGGTGAGCGGAACATACACATAATCCACGAGGGAAGGGTGAGCGTTCTACCCATAATCCACGAGAGAAGGGTCAGTGTTCTACATAATCCGCGAGGGGAGGGTGAGCATTCTACACATAATCCACGAGGGGAGGGTGAGGGGAACATACAGAATCACGAGAAGAGAGTGAGACGTAGGGAAGTTGTTTCCAATAGATCCTTAGCTATCCTTAATTATAATCCAAACAAAATTACACTATtaatatcttttcttttcttaattgaGATCTTAACATAGTTAGTTTAACTTGGTGTGATAATGtcctttttttaatctattgTCCATTTATAAAGATACTTCATTATTAATCACAATAAAACCTGCAAAACCTTCTATTCattgaaaaggaaaatcatCCACCAGTGTTATCAAAAACGCGCTTCAAGAGCAAAGCAAGGCGAAGCGCACCAACACTTTTCTTCCCTGAAGCGAAGGATTCAACAGTTGAAGCGAGAAGTGCAAGTAAAGAAAAGCAGGAAAAGGAGTGCTTAACTTCAAAAGGCACGAATTAGGGTTTTTCTCAACAAAAATTGCAAGGCTTTTTCTTTTTAAGGCTGCGACTACTACAAGGTAAGTTCTATCTTCTTCTCTTTGGTTGCTATTTGTGCTTAGAAAGaagatttctttttattatttgaacGTACCAACTAGTTATGAAATCGAATAGCTAACCTCCACCCGTGTTCTAGCTAGTCGGAGAGCTACATTTGCCTCGATTTTTTTACTCCTTGCTTCAGAAACTATCTGAAAGCCCCTATGGTTTGAAAGTCCCTTTTTTCTGCTTCTCGCTTCCCCAAAACACTGTTCTTCCCTAATGTCTACTACAGCAGTTATATTAAGCTTCTAAAGTGAAGATTGAATCCTATCTCTGTGAATAATACTTAGGTGTATATCAATGGTGAATGTGACACACAATTAAGAACCACAAATCCCAGGCTCCTTTCACGTCATTCCATTTAATTCATGAGGAGTCACATTGATCTGTTAAGAggatattgaaataaatatccAACTTACAAGGAATCAAGATTCCTGTTTTAAGTTTACAAGATTGCTAACAAATAAACCTTAAACTATGATTCAACACCCTACTCAACACAACCAAGCTTTgttcaaacaaataattataaccCACTTGGAGCAACAATACTAACAGGCAACCTGGTTAGAGTTTTCTTGCAATAAATTAGATCCAGGGAGTTGACATTCATATATTTTGGTCCTTTTGGAACCGGGAGGAGAAAGCAGAGATCCCAGAGATCGAGCATGGTGATGACAACAAGGTGTGACCAGATCATGGTGGTGTTATAACCATTTAACATTTAAGCAAGCACTACAAAATGACATTGATGAGGATTTGTAACACAAGCTTTGCcactttttaaatttgtttgatCAGCTCTTTGCACTAATCCCCGATGAAGGCAACAATAAGCTAAGCAATTCTTTTGTAATCTTTTCTAGTCCGCGATGTTGGTGGAATGTTCGGAAGAGGATTGCTACCTCTACGCCCTACAACAGCACAAAAAGATTGTGGTTAGAAAC
This window encodes:
- the LOC107014715 gene encoding probable folate-biopterin transporter 7; amino-acid sequence: MVSSIRERGRRKEGGGGNGSEGMRKLLLGLGFLVQGFRCFPWMAVNFFLKDGLKVDPSTLQILQCSANLPMVAKPFYGILSDSFYIFGQHRVPYIAFGAFLQAVSWIAIFLSPSNISFFTITLYLLLGNLGASVVEVANDAMVAELGKPPSSSSKNSPHSSSGQLQSFVWIAASVGGVLGNLAGGIAIDRFSPQVMFLMFGILLSIQFLVTIFIHESSLDLPKSSSDRGIKTQLSELIVALRKPEIYYSIIWFAASYAMIPALTGTMFYYQTEHLGIESSVLGVSKVFGQAAMLLWGIIYNKNLKSMSPRTLISAIQATMAVFMFSDFLFVKGVYRMFGIPDSLYVVLFSGLLEVLYFFKILPFNVLMAQLCPPGCEGSVMAFLMSALAVAVIISGYLGVALSSFVQVTAKDFSGLGHALLIQAVCTLLPVYFSSCIPDGVKAKTKPKEG
- the LOC107014714 gene encoding RNA polymerase sigma factor sigA isoform X2 — translated: MMATTAVIGLSAGKRLLSSSFYYSDLNEKLSCSSDHSLPCHQVPTVKNVISAKKSSDYSPSCVSSRKLQSVKALKEHVDIASDPSDVQSWFERFEQLQNESDDEEDDSVEVLLLLQKSMLEKQWNLSAEETLTASTQHEKNCKKMHIACSGTSARRRRMDSRQRVLAQKSSATPISATKPLRSILGPELLQNRLKGYVKGIVSEELLTHTEVLQLSKKIKVGLHVEEQKSRLKERLGCEPSDDQLAVSLKMSRTDLQSTLIECSLARERLSMSNVRLVMSIAQRYDNMGAEMADLVQGGLIGLLRGIEKFDPSKGYKISTYVYWWIRQGVSRTLVENSRTLRLPTHLHERLGLIRNAKMRLEEKGITPSVNNIAASLNMSQKKVRNATEASSKVYSLDREVFPSLNGLPGATLHSYIADNHLENNPWHGVDVWALKDEVNNLISSTLREREREIIRLYYGLDSECLTWEDISKRIGLSRERVRQVGLVALEKLKHAARKRRLDAMLIKQ
- the LOC107014714 gene encoding RNA polymerase sigma factor sigA isoform X1, with the protein product MMATTAVIGLSAGKRLLSSSFYYSDLNEKLSCSSDHSLPCHQVPTVKNVISAKKSSDYSPSCVSSRKLQSVKALKEHVDIASDPSDVQSWFERFEQLQNESDDEEDDSVEVLLLLQKSMLEKQWNLSAEETLTASTQHEKNCKKMHIACSGTSARRRRMDSRQRVLAQKSSATPISATKPLRSILGPELLQNRLKGYVKGIVSEELLTHTEVLQLSKKIKVGLHVEEQKSRLKERLGCEPSDDQLAVSLKMSRTDLQSTLIECSLARERLSMSNVRLVMSIAQRYDNMGAEMADLVQGGLIGLLRGIEKFDPSKGYKISTYVYWWIRQGVSRTLVENSRTLRLPTHLHERLGLIRNAKMRLEEKGITPSVNNIAASLNMSQKKVRNATEASSKVYSLDREVFPSLNGLPGATLHSYIADNHLENNPWHGVDVWALKDEVNNLISSTLREREREIIRLYYGLDSECLTWEDISKRVLSGYFRSLELPSLRSQNEIQLHMKHIKYSGCQNRHVMMRNNFKYLSGCKETAQIDQAAESAHIKTWKFAQDRLVQREGQAGWISCT
- the LOC107012197 gene encoding protein TRANSPARENT TESTA GLABRA 1-like; its protein translation is MENSSQESHLRSENSVTYDSSYPIYAMAFSSFTSSLTNRRRRLAVGSFIEEFNNRVDILSFDEDTLTLKPVPNLSFEHPYPPTKLMFHPNPSASLKTNDILASSGDYLRLWDVTDTCIEPLFTLSNNKTSEYCAPLTSFDWNEVEPRRIGTSSIDTTCTIWDVEKGVVETQLIAHDKEVYDIAWGEAGVFASVSADGSVRIFDLRDKEHSTIIYESPKPDTPLLRLAWNKQDLRYMATILMDSNKIVILDIRSPAMPVAELERHQASVNAIAWAPQSCRHICSGGDDGQALIWELPTVAGPNGIDPMSVYSAGAEINQIQWSAAQRDWIAITFSNKLQLLKV